The Fuscovulum sp. sequence CCGATGCGGGCGCGCGAGGGCAGGGTGATCGACCCGCCTTCAAGCGCAAGTTCGCCGCGTATCAGCCTGAAAAGCGTGGTTTTTCCCGTGCCATTGCGGCCCACGAGGCCGACCTTGTGGCCGGTGGGAATGGTGGCGGAGGCTGCCTCCAAAAGGGGGCGGCCTTCGACGGAATAGGTGATGGCGTCAATGCGTAACATGGCGCAGGGCTTGCCCTATGGGCGGCGCGGCGTCAACGGCGGCTGTGAATTGGGCGTGCAGCGCGTGGTGCAGATGGTGGTGCAGACAGGCGTATGCACGCAGCGCACCTGTGTTTAACGCTTTGGCCACGTTCAGGATCGGCGGCGGCTTTTCATTGTTACAGGCCCATGCTACGTGCGCCGCACATGAATTCCGGCGCGGGGATCCCCCACGCGCCCCAGAAACAGAACCCAGTAACGGAGACGTCCCCATGGCCATCGAACGCACCCTGTCGATCATCAAACCCGATGCGACCAAGCGCAACCTGACCGGCAAGATCAACGCCAAGTTTGAAGAAGCTGGTCTGCGCATCGTCGCACAAAAGCGCATCCACCTGACCATGGCGCAGGCCGGTCAGTTCTATGCCGAACACAAAGAGCGCGGCTTCTATGGCGAGCTGTGTGAGTTCATGGCATCCGAGCCGGTGGTCGTGCAGGTTCTGGAAGGCGAAGGCGCCATCCTGAAGAACCGCGAAGTGATGGGCGCAACCAACCCGGCCAACGCTGCCGAAGGCACGATCCGCAAGGAATTCGCCCTGTCGGTTGGCGAAAACTCGGTCCACGGGTCGGACAGCGAGGCATCCGCCGCGCGCGAGATCGCGTTCTACTTCTCGGGTCTCGAACTGGTCGGCTGATCCGCAGGGATCAGCGGCGACGTTCCACGACGCCAAGCATATCAAGGGCCGCTTCGATTTCGGAGCGGCCTTTTCCTTTCATACTGGCCTTGATCGCATCGAAACGGACGCGCAGCGCGGCCTTTTCATCCCCTTGGCAATCGTTCCACGGGCGGCCTTGCAGGCCCATGACGATCACATAGTAACCGATGAAATGGGGGGCCACACCACTGGCCAGAAGGCGGCGATAGCCTTCATCCGGGCCAAGCGCGCGCAACTCTTCGGCGGAATGGATGCCCGCCTTGGCAAAGGCGGCCTCGGTCGCGGGGCCAAGATTGGGGATGGAGGAAACGGGGCTGGGCATCGTTGGGGGCCTTGAATGAAACAGGGCCAGCCTAGCGGCTGGCCCTGTCTCAGGAAAGCGTCTGTTCCGGTCTGCTTGGGTTCAGATCGCGGCCCAGTCGCGGAAGATCGGGGTGGACCCTTGCTGTTGGGTGGACCCTTGGGATTGGTCTTGCTGCTGCGTGGGCGTGTTGCTGCCGCCCTGTTGCTGCGTGGTGGTGTTCGGTTTCTTGGCCATCTTTCCTGCTCGCTCCGGCTCTGGTCTGAAATCGCTTCTGCAAGAGTTGTGCGCGGGAAAAGACCGGGACAAGACGCAAGCATGACGATTTTGCGACGCGCTACAGGGGATGTGCGACATTTGCAACAGGTTCCGTGGCTTAGCCCGCAAATCCCTGCGCACGTTCGCGCGATCAGCCGATCTGCGTGGCGGGAAAGCCCACTTCATCTAGGGCAAGGATCAGGGATTCGGGGCTGGCCGTGCCTGTCGTCGTGGCCGTCCGGGCGGCCAGATCGACCGTCACCTCGCCCGCATCGGCCAGCGATGTCAGCGCGGTTTCGACCGATGTCTTGCAATGGCCGCAGGTCATGTCGGGGATGGAAAGAAGGGTCACGGGTTTGGTCCTTTGGTTGGCTGCTTGATATGTGGGGGTTCCTGTAACGGGAAGGTCAAGGGTGGAACTGACATAAAGGTTTTTGGGGGCGGGGATTGACCTTCCCTTTACTGGAAGGATTACATGGGGTGGTGGAAGGAGTCTTTCCATGACCCAAGCTGCCCTTGCCACCGCTGCCCCCGCCACTGCTTCTGCCGCCCCCGCTGCCGGGGCCGACCCGGCCCGGCAGGCGCGATTCCGGCTGGAGGGGATGACCTGCGCCTCCTGCGTTCTGCGCGCCGAACGCGTTCTGACGGCCCTGCCGGGTGTGACGCGGGCAGTGGTGAACCTCTCCACCGAAACGGCGGATGTGGCCTATGCCAGCCCGGCCGCACCGGCGGCCATGGCGGCGGCGCTTGCCAAGGCCGGGTATCCGGCGCGCGAGACGACGGTGGTTCTGGACGTGGACGGGATGACCTGTGCCGCCTGCACTGGGCGGGTGGAGCGGGTGCTGCGGGCGCAACCCGGGGTGAAGGAGGCGGTCGCCAATCTGGCGCTGCGCCGCGCCACGGTGACGCTGTGGGAAGGTGGGGCCGGGGCCGAGGTGCTGGCCGCCGCCGTTACCCGCGCGGGCTATGAGGCGCGGGCGGCAAGCGAGGCAGCGCCGCATGATCCGAAGGTGGAATTGCGGGCGCTGGCGCGGGATACGGGGATTGCGGCGGCGCTGACCCTGCCGGTCTTTGT is a genomic window containing:
- a CDS encoding heavy-metal-associated domain-containing protein; protein product: MTLLSIPDMTCGHCKTSVETALTSLADAGEVTVDLAARTATTTGTASPESLILALDEVGFPATQIG
- the ndk gene encoding nucleoside-diphosphate kinase: MAIERTLSIIKPDATKRNLTGKINAKFEEAGLRIVAQKRIHLTMAQAGQFYAEHKERGFYGELCEFMASEPVVVQVLEGEGAILKNREVMGATNPANAAEGTIRKEFALSVGENSVHGSDSEASAAREIAFYFSGLELVG
- a CDS encoding TfoX/Sxy family protein, whose amino-acid sequence is MPSPVSSIPNLGPATEAAFAKAGIHSAEELRALGPDEGYRRLLASGVAPHFIGYYVIVMGLQGRPWNDCQGDEKAALRVRFDAIKASMKGKGRSEIEAALDMLGVVERRR